GATAAAAATATTACTTGTAACATGGCATGATATTGTATGCAATATGATAAACAGCTCAAGTCCTTAATTTAATAGTTGACACACGCtttaaacaaaagataaaaaatagaaaaatggtgaAAGACAGTAGGTGGTTTGCTACAAAAGACATGCATACAGACAGTAAACATAGAAAAAATTCAGGGCTTTACTCATAATCAATAAATTCTACACTAAAAAAAACTGATGTCCCTTTTCACCTATTCAGACAGATGTTTAAGTTTGCAGACACCCATTGCTGTCCAGGACAGAAGGAAATGAGCATGTTTGCACGGCTGGAAGGAGGGTTAATTGGTGTGAACTTACTGGAAGACAATTTAGCACTATTTACTAAAATGTTTCCATGTACATGTCCTTTAGCCCGAAGGACCTTTGGGCAGGGAGGTTGGAATGAAAAGcaagcacagagagagagatgtttaGGTGAGTGACGGTTTACAGCTGAAGTGCTGGGGAGAACACTGCACCTGGGGACAGAGAAGGTGACTCAGGGCAGACTTGGCCGAGATAGCTAGAGGCCAGTCAGAGGTCCCCTCCCACAGCCAGGCCTTGGTTAAGATGCTCCAGCCAGGACAGCCACCGAGGGAGCAGAGAGGTGAACTCGGGGCCAGAGGAAGCACAACTTGGGGTCCATCTTTACAGAgagaggagcacagaggaggcacGCTCTGGAAAAGATAGGATGTCAGAGATCCTCCAAGAGGTGACAGAAGGAGTCTGCTTCAGGCTACAGGTCTGCACCATTTGGCGTTCAGCCCAGACACTGGAGAGAACAGGGAAAACTTCCAAGAGGAGAAATGGGCGCACTCCCAGACCTACTTCAAGAGGGTGAGTCAGAAGGTCTGAAGCTAGGGCAGCTCAGTCCCTTTTACAGCTCAGTGAGAACCAGGGAAACTGTGACTCCTTTTGGGGGGAGATTGCCAATAGCTTTTCCTATTTGCTGTTCTTGTCActccatctaaaaaaaaaaaaaaagtttagatttGTGAACGAGAAGATTAGACACACAGGGTATGACACAAAGCGTATAAACGACAACTTCACAACTTATGAACACCCACGTAGCCAGCACGCTGATGAAGGAATAAACTCCGCCAGCCCTGGAGCCCCCCACAGAGGCCAGTACCTCCTCATAACCCTGAGCTTTCTCATAATCACTCCCCCTTCTGGTTTCACCACCCAAGTGCACACGTCACAACGCAGCACCGTGCTGCTGGCTCCGCTTTCAAACCTCATCTACACGGACGTGGACGCGATGTCTTTTGTCTTTCGGCCTTTTGTACGCCTGGCTCCTGTGACtcaatgttactttttttttaacaatatgtTCACATTGTCTGTGATGTGTGTGACTGACATTTTTTCCTATCCTTTGGTTATGTCTTTTCACTCTTCACGGCGTCTTTTGGTGACGTTTTTAATTTTAACCGTCTGATTTATCAGTATTTTCCTCTGTGGTCTGtgctttttgtgttttgtttaagaactctttccccaccccccaggccatGAACATATGCTACATTATCTTCAAAAAGCtttatcattttgcttttttcacttagttctGTAAGCCACCTAGCATTGATTTTTGTGGGTGATGGGAGGCAGGGATCACATCTTACAGTTTTTCCATGTGACCCAACACACTCACTGGAAAGCCCATCCTCCCCTCACCCCGCTCCTCTACCGTCACTCCTTTGTCACAGGTCAAGTGTCCACACTGTACCCAGGCAAGAGGGGCCCATGCCCTGGGCCACAGGCTTTAGCGCCCCGCATGTTATAATTGCACACGTACGTAAAGAACACAGggtgtgttcttttttaaattttgtaaattgtTGTGAGAGAAATGTCCACTTGTCGTTCCCCTTAttgatgcgttcattggttgcttctagtctgtgccctgaccggggggTTGAATGGCAGCCTCGCTGTACAGGGACCACGCTCTAACCGACGAGCTGCCACATTTGGAACAGCCTCCTCCCAGTTACTTATTTGACTCCTGCGTGTGCCACACCCTCTGCCTTCATTCATTCCTCCTCTCCAATAAAATGGATGTTGGACATTCTTACGTTGTCCCCGTCTCTCTTACCCTCTCGTCTCTATTTCCCCTCCCTTTGTTCCTCTCTGCTGCATTCGGGATGATCTCTTTGGTTCACTCTTACCATTTCAGTTGTGTCTCCCTAAAACTCGTTTATTGAATTCTTAGGttaattattgtatatatttttttcagtcctAGCATTTTATTCCAgtccttgttctttttcaaaactgcTGGGTCATTTTTTTATGCTTTCCAGTTCTCTGCCAAAACTTTCAAGCttgacttttacctccttggtacgAAGCAGGACACAAGTGTCCTGTCCTCTCTGATCCCCAAACTCACCAGGGGCATCTATCCattccccccacacaccccatgGGGTGGGACCAGGTGCAGGGCCCATACTAGCCCCTCACTCTGGCCCCTTCTGTCCAACTCTTGCAATACTTTCGGGCTGGAGGATCTGTTCTACCGGAGTCCTCAAACCTAGCTCCTGGCTAGGTGAGGGGCTGTGGAGGGAAGGGCCTCACCATACACATGGAGGAAGCAAAGATGATGCATATTAAACCCAACACCctgtacataaaaattaaaactagccctggctggtgtggctcagtggattgagcgtggactgcaaaccaaagagttgccagtttgattcccagtgagggcacatgcctgggtttcgggccaggtccccagtgggggcacgtgaggggcaaccacactgatgttactctccctctctttctccctcccttctcttctctctaaaaaaaaataataaaataaaatataaaaaaataataaaagtaaaaatttaaatgaaattaaattaaaatgcgaTAAAATTTTGGTAACACTTCTTTCACTCTCCTGAAATGCAGTCCTAAATAATATGTCTTCTCACACCtacctttaaaaaatcacaatgtaATGCCTGAGCtgtaagagggggaaaaaggaaaggaaaacaacttGTCACCAAATAACACACGTTTCGAAGTGTCACGGCAGAGGCCCTAGGACCCTAGAAAACATAAAAGCGCCAGATGCTTTCCCCTGCTTGTAACAAGCAGGTTAGAGTCTAAGATAGCGAGGAAATCAGAAACTATTCTGTGTGAGGACAAAACGAAAATGGAAGGACCGAGATACACTACCAAACACTAGAATAAACagtattttaatttgtgttttttaaaactgcaaaCACAGATTATCTTTTGCAGTCTAGACTCGTAATGGGAGTGGGGTCCTGGGCGGGGATCACCCTTATAGGTGTCCCTGCCCCGCAGAGCCCCCAGGCACTGGAATTACACCTGTCCCCCACACCACCAgatcacacactcacacacacgcacacacacactcacactcactcctCTCCCAGAACCACTGAGCTGTTGCTTCAAATATTAGCTCGCCAAGTGGATGAAATTCCCACTGTATATATGCCAAAATGCACAGTGGTTCTCTGAGGGAGAAGAACAATGACAGGAAACAGTCCCATCCTtccccccccttccccttcccctagcccctttccctcctccgCCTCCTTCTAGCATTTCTGTATTGCATAATATTTTGCTTACAACCTGTATGGAGTTTgcaatcaaatatatatatgtttataactgTGTAATATAGGAATAAATGTGCCCCTTAATTAACACTTTAAATAACCAGCTTTAGTGGCAAGTCTAATAACTAAAGATTTCTAGGCAGCGAGGAGCGTACGTGATTATTTTGAGCGATCGGTGACAACTTGATGTGCTAATGTCTGTGATTTTTATGGGTGACAAAGTCACAGGTGCTGCTAGCACTCACAATAGAAGGAATGATACATGTAAAGGTTAGGGCAAGTCTTTCCCACCCCAGTCCATGGACTCCCTGACTCCTAGACACAGACCCTCCCCCTCGGATGTCCCCCTGTGGCCATGGTTAAGACCTCCTGCAGGGAGCACGGGCTGGGGAGAAGTGCTCGCGTGGGGTTTTTCGGGCGGGGAGAGGTAAGTAAAGGGAATGGCAGAGGCGTCACCCTGGGCTGGGCGGCCTAGTGACCCACAgggcccctcctctgccttcctgatCTCGTTCTTCTGGAGGAAGTGAAAGCCCCCAGAGGCGCTCCCATTCCCGGTGTGTGCGTGCTCCTGCGCGTCCGGTGCCTGCCATGAGGCCCCTCGtcctgctgtggggctgcctcGTGCTCCCAggtgagaggggcagagggaggagtggaggaatGTGGGGCTCGGGCCCAAGCTCATTCGCTCGTGGGTCTGCAGGAAGAGGGTCTCCCGAGCAAACATTTCCTTTCCTGCCTGTGGCAGTGAGGTCGCCCTGCCTGATCCTTCCAGGCTTCGCCCAACCTCGGTGGTTCTGAGCCTCCTCAGCCCGCTCCCCCCCTAGCCCAACCCCACCAGGGGCCAACACTTACCGGTTTGGAAACCCAGGGCAGGTGCTGTCCCAGACCTAGGGGTTCCAGCTTCTTCGTAGTAGTGTGGCTTTGAGGGAAGCTTTGCCTCTCTCCTATTTTCCTGCTCTGTGCCAAGCCTGGAGGCAGACAAGACATCCCCTTTGCGGTGCCACCCTAGactcagcaattttttttttgaccttCTGCTATACCGCTCACAACAACCCTGGGAGGTAAAGAATTATTCTGTTTTATCAATTCAcagacttgcttttttttttttaaccttttaacaTCAAAACTCAGGATGCATCTTGTAAGTGATGTCCATTCAACTGACAATTTTTTAgtagtatataaaattataatgtatCTTACATAGGATAGCATCTTAAATCAAATGAGAATGAAATCTTAGCATTTACAATAGcctgggtggacctagagggtgttatgctacgtgaaataagcccgtcagagaaagacaaacaccataggatttcacgtatatgtggaatctgaagagcAAAACAAACCCGGcgtgtggaaaaggtgaagggactgagaactACAGATTGGTAGGTACAAAGCAGTCACAGGGAAGTACAGTACCTCACAGGGAATGAAGCCCAATAACGCCGTAATAACTGTAGGGTGTAATACctatgcatggtgtcaggtggggACCGGAAACGGCAGGGGGGACACTTcgtaaagcatatgattgtctaaccatcaTGCAGTAGCACTGATATGtgtgaaaaataatattgaatgtaaactgtaattgaaaaattaaaaataaaagaatgtcttAAAAAGAGCAAATGACAAAGTGCTTCTTGCAGAGAAGCAAACATGTCACCGACGAAGATACCCAGTGTGAATAGATTGGCTGTGGGTGAACATTAAAagggttttttccttaaaaaataacaaaacagataATTCAGTATATATACTTTTGTATCCCGCCtcttcatttgttgtttttctggaggCCCATTTTTAAATCCGGATCTCCAGTCACTAACACGGCCACTAGTTAGGCAccaggaagactcccaaagtccgAATGAGGAAGGAAGCCGCCACGCCGCCCCATCGCATTTCAGCAGGGGGCTAGTTACCCCAAAACGCAGCTGTCCAGGACCAAGTCCTCACTTAGCACTGCCCTGCGTGGTGTGGGGACTTTCCAGAGGCAGCAGCACTCGCTGAGTCTCAGCTGCAACAGCGCCTCTCCGAACTCCAGCTGGAGCAGCTCATTGTAACAGATCAGGAGGCTGAGGGTTTCCACAGACTCTACAGACAGAAAGGGtttggggttggttttttttttttaagattttatgtatttactttcagagaaagggaaaggtagagagaaagagagggagagaaacatcgatcagttgcttctcgcacatGCCCCTAGTGAGGACcaatcccacaacccaggcctgtgtcctgaccaggaattgaactggtgacccttcgcttTGGGgtacaacacccaaccaactgaaccacaccagtcagggaagaCAGGGGATTTTGTGGATAAACAAATGTGCACCTTTAAGTTATTATGtctatcaataaaaataattcttttcaacaaaaagaaatgaaataggacATCATCATCACccatagatgagaaaactcagaggcccagagaagtcaagcaactttcccaaggtcacacagccactaAGTGGCAATGCTGGGATTCCAGCTCCAGGCTGTCTGAACCTAGAGCTTCCCTGCCCACAACCTTTAACATGCCCGGGTTAGGGAAACAATGAtatagaattatatttatttcaacaGCCCTGTCCCAAGGTCGCctagtgggagtggggagtgccaGCTCTGACAGGGCTGCCCCCACAAAGGGGTGGCTGAGAAAAACCTACTGGTTTTGACCCTGGTGCTTGAATCCAGGGAATTCCAACCCCCACTTCTGCTGTGGTTTCAGGCTGTGGAGCCCTGATGGGCCCGGAGAAGATCAGAGGACTCGAAGGTGACACTGTGTCCCTACAGTGCACCTATGGGGAGAAGCTGAGGAACCACCAGAAATATTGGTGCAGGAAGACCGGGACCTTATTCACCCGCTGCTCTGACATTATCTACACAAAAGCAGATGGCCAGGAGAGTAGACGGGGCAGGGTGTCCATCCAAGACAGCCCCCAGGAGCTCAGGTTCAATGTGACCCTGAGGGAGCTCACCCTGGAGGACTCGGGACAATACTGGTGTGGCGTCAAAATACTGGGCTTTGATGAGACTCTCCTGGTCACTCTGATCGTCGTTCCAGGTAACAAATGtccctccttccctggctggagggtgggaggggcagtggggaagagagaggggtgggTAGGCAGTCAGCAGTGGACCCAGTTTCCCCAACACGAAGGGCAGAATGCCTCAAGGAGGAGGGTTGTCTCTAGGACCCAGTGAGGTCACACAGGTCAAAGGCGTGGCAGCGTTTGGGCCACAGGTGCTGCCGCATAAGCCTCAGCTGCTCTTTCACTCTTGCTGCCAGAGATCAAACCACTAGTAGGTGGCAGAGCAGCATGAGACCCAGACCCGCCCCCTTCCTCGCTGCTCGGATGTGGGAGAGAGGTTGCCGTGAGCTGGGGACAATGTGGACCTCCCACAGAATAGAAAAGATGCCCTTCCTCCCAGGAGTCAGAGGGATTCCGGAGGGTTCCTCAGGCCGGGCCTTTAATCACTGCATCCCAGACCCACTGCACAGTTCACTCAAGCCACAGCCACACTTACCTCAGCTGCCGTGGCCTCGGCTCTTCCTCCTCACCTCCTCTTCCCCAGATCTTGAAGTCCCATGGACAGGTGTGGGAGTTCTCGGGAACCAGCCGCAGAGGGGCTTGTTTAGCTCGGGGACAtcaggaggctggggctggagcctTGGGGCTCGGGCTGGGGGTGGAGCACCTCTCTGGGTGCCCGGAACCCCACGTGGACCTGCTGAGCTGTGGGGGGAAAGGCCAGAAAGCTCTCAGGGGAGTGGGCAGCCCCAGTCTGAGGGTCAGTAAGGGTGAGGTAGGCCTTTGTACCGCATTTCACAGATGGGGCAGCTGAGGCTCTGAGAgatgaaatgacttgcccagggtgTCATGGCaggaagtggcagggccaggtTTCAAAAGCAGGTCATTTCTGGCTTAGCGTCTGCTCTTTCCCCGTCCTGGCCCCAGAGCTGGGAACCGTCCCATCCCAAGCCCATCCCCATTGGCAGATCCCCATCAGCCATGGGACTTTGTTttaattcagggggaaaaaagacactcTCACCAAATAGTAACAGCAGCGTCAAACCCACATCGAGCCTATTCTCCATTATTTATGAGATTCTCGTAATTTTAGTATTCAGACCTCATTTTTACCCGGTGTGATCAATTTTTCCCCGTATTTGAGGctctcctgtttttcttcttacCCTCCTTTATATGCATTTGTGTATAACACATGCATCATTGTATTGTCCTCCTGTATCGGAGCCTGCTGGCCTCTCTCCGATGACAGGTGAGATGTTGAAAATAACGAAGGCTTCTGTCAGAGGTTTGCTGGCGGCTGTTAAACAACGGGCTGGCAAAGCCACGGCTTGGAGTGTTTGTTCATTGCTGTCGCGTAACTGCCCCTGCCATGGCCAATCTCTGGCCACCAACGGTTTAACAACCAGCTCACAAAATTCCCGAAAGGCTAAAATTAGCTCTCACAAGCCAGCGTGAGTGTGTCTGCGGCCCACAGCGTGTGGTGACGCATTAGAAGAACTTGTAGGGGGGTCAGAGCAAGCAAGACACGGGTGGCCGCTGGCATCGCTCAAATTCCTGACCTGGAAGCACTAGGCCATCAAATAGGACAAGGTGAAGGAGCGTAAAtattggaaaggaaaggaaagaaaaatactctTCATCTGCAGAAGAGTTGATCATTTACTGAGAAAAACCAGAGACCTGGATTAGAATTAAGAAATGacggggaaggaagaaaggccaGGACGGCCCGGAAGTCAGAAAGGAGGTGACTGCGGGGAGCCGGGGAGCCCGGTGGGCCCAGGGAGGTGGCCACACAAGGTTTCTGCCCTCTGGGCTGGGCACGGAGGCTGGGCGTTTTGCCCTGGAGGAGTCTTCACCTAGTGGGGAGGCCATGTAAACAAGTTATTGCCACAAACTGTGTTAGCGTCACTGGTGACAGGCATAGGGTACGCAAAGGACGAAGGATTTGCTCCTTCCAGGGAACGTGTGGTAGAGGACTTGACTTCTGAGCCAGCACTTGAAGGACAGAGAGAAGCGTGTCGGGTAGAGATGGAAAGGCACGGCACACAGAGGAAAATCACGCCGAaggcctggaggaggcaggaggctcgctgggctggggctgcaggcaccTCCGTAGGGCGGTAGCACGGGAGGGGGAAGAGGTGAAGTCAGCAAAGTGGGTTATGTCTGAGTTTAAAGGGCCTTGAAAGACACGAGAAAAGGTTTGAACATCAGCTTAGGGGGAGTGGGGAGCCACTGACTGTTCTACCACAGAAAGCGATGGGATCCAACATATATTTTAGAGACAAAACTGGCATTGGTCTTAAGGGTAGCATGGAAAGAAGCCAGTGGGCAGGTGGGGGACAAGGGAAGCTGATGGTCTGAGCTAAGCGGGAGGCCGAGGGCCCTGCAGGAGGGAAAAGACAGCAATCCGCTGGACTCTACCTACCAGCTGTAGCGGCTCCCGAGTGGCTGAGGGGAGAAGACAGGATGCTCTGAGAGGAAATGAgggtgcagggagaagggggtgCTGCTGGCTGCTCCCAAGACAGGAAATTTGGCTCGGAGCAGTGATCCCTGCCTCCCTGAGACCaggcttccctttcctctagctccctgctgtcctccctccccctccccttctgtccAGCCTCTTGCTACAAGCCTCCAGCCCAAGGCCAAAGCTTGGCAAACTCAACCCCCAGCACGGAGTGAGTGAATGGTTTTCCTGCCCCTCTTCTGCCCCTTTGTAGAGAAACACCCAGTGAGCGCCTGCCTGGTGAAGACACTGTGGGCCCCCACCGCCTGGGCGCTGGGTTGCCCTCTGAGGACTGAGACGTTCAGCAGGGCTAGGTCGctcactcaaggtcacatagGAGGCAACAGAGCCGGGAAGCAGACCCAGCCTGCTGGCAGAGCTCCTGTGTATTCAACGCGGGGTCTAAGGGATGAGCAGGAGAGGCTGGGCCTTTTGCCCTGACCTCTGGATCTGTCCGCCTGCCCTGTCGGCCCCATGGCTATGGAAGGAGGTCAAGGTCCACTGACACGCACATAGGTGGCAGGGGTGGGCATGTGACGTTGGCATGAGGACTTCCAGGTGAGGCCAGGACCGTGGGGGACAGCAGGAAGCCATCTACCCAGTGGTCACTGGAATGGGTCATGGAGGCGGGAGCGGGGTGTGAGCCTCCACACAGAGAACGGGCTGCGGGCAGGAAAGGGGGCTGAGAGTGGCATGGGTCGGGGGCATGCCTGAGATAGGGCTTGCTCGCTCAAAAGGGCTTTATCTGGGCCTCTGTTGGCTTCCTGGGCTGTCCTTTACCTGGGGGTATTCTGAAAAGCTGGTCCCGGGGTGGAGAGGGTTCAGGGGTCAAGGTTCAGAGGTCTGGAGAAGCTGGGATTCAAGGGTCAGGGAAGGCACTGAGGCATTGCTTTTGGACTTGTAGCTTTTCCTGGTGTCCACCCGAGAGTCACCACGGCCAAGCGGGGGAAGACAGAGGCCGAGGCCTCTCCGCTCACAGGGACAGCCCCGTCTGAGCACACAGGAACGTCTCTGTACACAGGAACCCCTCCACATGCAGGGACCCCTCCACGTGCAGGGACCTCGCCACATGCTGGGACCTCTCCGTATGAAGAGACCTCTCCTCACAAAGCAACTTCTCCTCACTCAGGGACCTCGGGCCCACCCCCACACCTGGACTCCACCCCGGCCAAAGATACCAGTCTGCTccccaacagcagcagcagctccaagTCCAGGTGAGccccaggtgatcaaggtcacCTTTCAGGCCCAACCATAAGGGGCCTTTGAGCAAATAACCTAAAAGAACCTTACACTCCTCTCTCCGGGAGAACATAGCTCCTGTTCCTGGTGTCATGGCCATAGCTTGAATCTCCCCCGAGGGCAGATTCAGCTGcacccccccttcctcccctctgcagGGTCCTTGGGCCAGTAGCCCTGTTGCCCTGGAAACGCAGGCCCACCGGGAGAGAAGGGTCTACCTCTCTCCCCGCCCCAGCTTCAGGAGCTGAAGCCACCCCAGTTCAGGAGCTCTTGCCTGTACACTTTGCACTAGGCTCTGTGCCAAGCACGAAAATATGGAACAAAAAAATTTTTCCTACCCAACTGGAGTCCTCACCTGAAGGGTTGGTTTCTGGGGATTCGTACCTAACCGCACTCAGTTACGGGCACCCAGGTGACTGCTAACAAGCACAGACCTGGCTGAAAGTGTCGCCTGAGGTCGGCAGTGGGGACTGGGGTCCTGTCCTTTGGGGCTGACTagaggtttggtccctggtgccCTCTGATCTCCTTGGGAGAGACAAGGGACATGGCTGGGACTCAGAATAAGAATGTCGTGGTGCACAGCATGCTGCTGGTATCTGGTGACAGCCGCTGGGTGCCTTCTGCAGGGTGTGCCCCACGATGGTCCGCATCTTGGCGCCGGTCCTGGTGCTGCTGGCCCTTCTGCTGACTTCAGGGCTGTGTGCCCTCGGCAGGTACATACTCCAGTGGAGGAAGAAAGGTGAGCAAAGGTTGATGGGGGTGGGTTGCAGACTCTCGGCCAGCAGGGGACCACGCTAAGACCTCGCTGAGACCTGCAGTCCTCCACCACCACCTAGGAGAAGCCATGTGGCTCAGCGTGtctgctcctccctcctgagGGAACCAAAGGGACAGCAGAGGGCTCTCGGCTTGCTTCCCTCCATCTGGGCACCTCAGTCACTTCTCTCCCTGTAGATTCCAGAGAATCCATGTGCAGCATCTGCAGGCCCAGCTTCTTGTGTGAGGACTGACGGTAGGGGGAAGGTGGGACTGAGGACTTGAACTTGAGCATGATGGACATTGTGGCCGTGGGGTCTCCAGAGGTGCTCAGCTTCTTTTGCGGCTTTGGCTTCGGGTGCCAGGTCTACCACTTTCTCAGCTGTGTAGTCTCAGGAAAATCATCCAACTTCCCTGAGCCCCGGCTTCTCCAGGTCACAGATATGTGCCAACAGAAATAGAACATGAGCCACATATGTCACTTACAATTCTCTCTTAGGCACATGGAGAAAAGTAAAACGAAGGTAGTGAAGTTCATTTTAATCATAGACTTTAACACGATATAACCAAAACATGATCACTTCAACATGGAAAcgatataaaatagaaatgacatCGTATTctacattcctttttttcctactgaGTCTTTGAAACCGTATAATCGGGAGAAGTCACATCTCCTGGGTCCAATGACCGTGTGTGGCTCATGGCTGCTGTGCTGGGCAGCACAGGTGATAAAGTAACAGGAGCTGCCACGTGTGGCTTgtattgcctttttcttttcttcaaggtAAGTAcgcatgatttatttttttaatagtgcatttttattgtattttttccattgtcatttatccccttatgccctcttccacctccacccgtGTATTGCTTTTACCTCCTCTGATCTCCTGGATGCTGTGCAGTCAGGAGCTACTTGTCACAAGCACCCCTGTTATAcaggggaagaaactgaggcacagggggcTAAGCAGCTCGCCCTGTGTGGGAAGCCGTGGAGCCAGGAAGTTGTGTAGGGAAGCACTTTGCAAACTGGCAGTGCTGTCCCCCATGCCGATGACCATGGGACATCCTGGGCCGGGCTCCCACTCCTCCCCGAGCGGCTCCAGGAAGAACGTCAGCTTTGCCCACATCCCCAGATCCCCAC
This window of the Desmodus rotundus isolate HL8 chromosome 9, HLdesRot8A.1, whole genome shotgun sequence genome carries:
- the CD300LG gene encoding CMRF35-like molecule 9 isoform X4, producing MRPLVLLWGCLVLPGCGALMGPEKIRGLEGDTVSLQCTYGEKLRNHQKYWCRKTGTLFTRCSDIIYTKADGQESRRGRVSIQDSPQELRFNVTLRELTLEDSGQYWCGVKILGFDETLLVTLIVVPGTPPRAGTSPHAGTSPYEETSPHKATSPHSGTSGPPPHLDSTPAKDTSLLPNSSSSSKSRVCPTMVRILAPVLVLLALLLTSGLCALGRYILQWRKKVQLATETQRNEKVHHSHLPPGKGQVPQYAGINTIEAPTGPAASPCTEIGYLGQTSEQEEALFQDLEAEGCLGPPLHMSEELRRSVFISV
- the CD300LG gene encoding CMRF35-like molecule 9 isoform X5; translation: MRPLVLLWGCLVLPGCGALMGPEKIRGLEGDTVSLQCTYGEKLRNHQKYWCRKTGTLFTRCSDIIYTKADGQESRRGRVSIQDSPQELRFNVTLRELTLEDSGQYWCGVKILGFDETLLVTLIVVPGTSGPPPHLDSTPAKDTSLLPNSSSSSKSRVCPTMVRILAPVLVLLALLLTSGLCALGRYILQWRKKVQLATETQRNEKVHHSHLPPGKGQVPQYAGINTIEAPTGPAASPCTEIGYLGQTSEQEEALFQDLEAEGCLGPPLHMSEELRRSVFISV
- the CD300LG gene encoding CMRF35-like molecule 9 isoform X2, with protein sequence MRPLVLLWGCLVLPGCGALMGPEKIRGLEGDTVSLQCTYGEKLRNHQKYWCRKTGTLFTRCSDIIYTKADGQESRRGRVSIQDSPQELRFNVTLRELTLEDSGQYWCGVKILGFDETLLVTLIVVPAFPGVHPRVTTAKRGKTEAEASPLTGTAPSEHTGTSLYTGTPPHAGTPPRAGTSPHAGTSPYEETSPHKATSPHSGTSGPPPHLDSTPAKDTSLLPNSSSSSKSRVCPTMVRILAPVLVLLALLLTSGLCALGRYILQWRKKVQLATETQRNEKVHHSHLPPGKGQVPQYAGINTIEAPTGPAASPCTEIGLQSKRKPCSRTWRLRGA
- the CD300LG gene encoding CMRF35-like molecule 9 isoform X1, with amino-acid sequence MRPLVLLWGCLVLPGCGALMGPEKIRGLEGDTVSLQCTYGEKLRNHQKYWCRKTGTLFTRCSDIIYTKADGQESRRGRVSIQDSPQELRFNVTLRELTLEDSGQYWCGVKILGFDETLLVTLIVVPAFPGVHPRVTTAKRGKTEAEASPLTGTAPSEHTGTSLYTGTPPHAGTPPRAGTSPHAGTSPYEETSPHKATSPHSGTSGPPPHLDSTPAKDTSLLPNSSSSSKSRVCPTMVRILAPVLVLLALLLTSGLCALGRYILQWRKKVQLATETQRNEKVHHSHLPPGKGQVPQYAGINTIEAPTGPAASPCTEIGYLGQTSEQEEALFQDLEAEGCLGPPLHMSEELRRSVFISV
- the CD300LG gene encoding CMRF35-like molecule 9 isoform X3, whose translation is MRPLVLLWGCLVLPGCGALMGPEKIRGLEGDTVSLQCTYGEKLRNHQKYWCRKTGTLFTRCSDIIYTKADGQESRRGRVSIQDSPQELRFNVTLRELTLEDSGQYWCGVKILGFDETLLVTLIVVPAFPGVHPRVTTAKRGKTEAEASPLTGTAPSEHTGTSLYTGTPPHAGTPPRAGTSPHAGTSPYEETSPHKATSPHSGTSGPPPHLDSTPAKDTSLLPNSSSSSKSRVCPTMVRILAPVLVLLALLLTSGLCALGRYILQWRKKVQLATETQRNEKVHHSHLTSEQEEALFQDLEAEGCLGPPLHMSEELRRSVFISV